The Xenorhabdus doucetiae genome has a window encoding:
- the folP gene encoding dihydropteroate synthase, which produces MKLTARGSILDLSRPQVMGILNVTPDSFSDGGIHNTFDTALEHAARMIKEGATIIDVGGESTRPGANEVSEQEELDRVVPVIEALAQRFDAWISVDTSKAAVMRESAKAGAHIINDIRALQEPGALDAAAQSGLPVCLMHMQGQPRTMQAEPHYEDVVSEVKTFLMQRIERCVAAGIAKNSLILDLGFGFGKNLSHNYQLLAHLQEFHYLGLPILVGMSRKSMIGQLLDVPPQERVTGSVACAVIAAMKGAQIIRVHDVKETVQAMKIVYATQSANMTCTE; this is translated from the coding sequence ATGAAATTGACTGCCAGAGGCAGTATCCTCGATCTTTCCCGCCCACAAGTCATGGGTATTTTGAACGTGACTCCCGATTCTTTCTCTGATGGTGGTATCCATAATACCTTTGATACTGCACTGGAACATGCCGCTAGGATGATCAAAGAGGGGGCAACCATTATTGATGTAGGAGGAGAATCGACTCGCCCCGGAGCCAATGAGGTCAGTGAACAGGAAGAACTGGATCGTGTCGTTCCGGTGATTGAGGCTCTGGCACAGCGTTTCGATGCTTGGATCTCTGTGGATACCTCAAAAGCGGCTGTTATGCGGGAATCTGCCAAGGCTGGGGCACACATTATTAATGACATTCGCGCGTTGCAGGAACCCGGAGCACTTGATGCGGCAGCACAAAGTGGTTTACCGGTCTGTTTGATGCATATGCAGGGGCAACCTCGCACCATGCAGGCAGAACCCCACTATGAAGATGTTGTATCGGAAGTCAAAACATTTCTGATGCAGCGAATTGAGCGCTGTGTTGCGGCGGGTATCGCAAAAAACAGCCTGATCCTTGATCTTGGCTTCGGTTTTGGTAAGAACCTATCGCATAATTATCAGTTACTAGCTCACTTGCAAGAATTCCACTATTTGGGATTGCCTATTCTGGTGGGAATGTCACGCAAATCCATGATTGGTCAATTACTTGATGTACCACCGCAGGAGCGGGTGACAGGAAGTGTTGCTTGTGCCGTGATTGCAGCCATGAAAGGTGCCCAGATTATCCGTGTGCATGATGTCAAAGAAACCGTTCAGGCAATGAAAATCGTTTATGCAACACAGTCTGCCAACATGACCTGTACCGAATAA
- the glmM gene encoding phosphoglucosamine mutase, producing MSNRKYFGTDGIRGRVGNSPITPDFVLKLGWAAGKVLARHGSRKIIIGKDTRISGYMLESALEAGLAAAGLSASFTGPMPTPAVAYLTRTFRAEAGIVISASHNPYYDNGIKFFSIDGTKLPDDVEEAIEAEMEKSLTCVESAELGRANRIVDAAGRYIEFCKGTFPSEQSLNGLKVVLDCANGATYHIAPNVLRELGAEVITIGCEPNGININEECGATDVRLLQKRVLEEQAHVGLAFDGDGDRIIMVDHLGEKVDGDQILYIIAREALRQGQLRGGAVGTLMSNMGLELALKQLGIPFERAKVGDRYVLEKLQEKGWRLGAENSGHVILLDKTTTGDGIVAGLQVLSAMVRNNMSLHDLCSGMKLLPQILVNVRFTGNIDPLQSESVLEAVNSVEAELNGRGRVLLRKSGTEPLIRVMVEGEDEEQVTALAHRIADAVKKAG from the coding sequence ATGAGTAACCGTAAATATTTTGGTACTGACGGTATCCGTGGCCGAGTAGGTAATAGCCCAATTACCCCTGACTTTGTATTGAAACTGGGTTGGGCTGCGGGCAAAGTGCTGGCACGTCATGGTTCTCGCAAAATCATTATTGGTAAAGATACTCGAATCTCAGGTTATATGCTGGAATCTGCGCTGGAAGCAGGATTAGCCGCAGCAGGATTATCGGCATCTTTTACCGGCCCGATGCCAACACCTGCCGTGGCCTATCTGACACGTACTTTCCGTGCAGAAGCGGGCATTGTTATTTCCGCTTCCCACAACCCTTACTACGATAACGGCATTAAATTCTTCTCCATTGATGGTACTAAATTACCTGATGATGTCGAAGAAGCGATTGAAGCAGAAATGGAAAAATCCCTGACCTGTGTGGAATCGGCTGAATTGGGGCGGGCAAACCGAATAGTTGATGCAGCGGGTCGTTATATTGAATTTTGCAAAGGGACATTCCCCAGTGAGCAAAGTTTAAATGGACTGAAAGTGGTGTTGGATTGCGCCAATGGTGCGACCTACCATATCGCCCCGAATGTTCTCAGAGAACTGGGCGCGGAGGTGATCACCATCGGTTGTGAACCGAATGGTATCAATATCAATGAAGAATGTGGTGCAACCGATGTGCGGCTGTTGCAAAAACGGGTACTGGAAGAACAGGCACACGTTGGTCTGGCATTTGATGGTGACGGTGACCGTATCATCATGGTTGATCACCTGGGCGAAAAAGTTGATGGCGATCAGATCCTGTATATCATTGCGCGTGAAGCGTTAAGGCAAGGCCAGCTACGAGGTGGCGCCGTAGGGACGCTGATGAGCAATATGGGGCTGGAGTTGGCCCTGAAACAGCTTGGCATCCCATTTGAACGCGCGAAAGTCGGTGATCGCTATGTGCTGGAGAAATTGCAAGAAAAAGGCTGGCGTTTGGGTGCCGAAAACTCAGGTCATGTGATTTTGCTGGACAAAACCACCACCGGGGACGGAATTGTTGCCGGATTACAAGTCTTGAGTGCCATGGTGCGCAATAATATGAGCCTGCATGACCTGTGCAGCGGCATGAAACTTTTGCCGCAAATTTTGGTTAACGTTCGCTTTACGGGGAATATCGATCCCCTGCAATCAGAATCAGTGCTTGAAGCCGTAAATTCCGTTGAGGCGGAATTAAATGGCCGTGGTCGTGTTCTGCTGCGTAAATCAGGGACAGAACCATTGATTCGCGTCATGGTGGAAGGCGAAGATGAAGAGCAAGTCACCGCATTGGCGCATCGTATTGCTGATGCGGTGAAAAAAGCAGGTTGA
- the secG gene encoding preprotein translocase subunit SecG, protein MYEALLGIFLLVGIGLIALVLLQQGKGADMGASFGAGASNTLFGSSGSGNFMTRMTAVFATLFIVISLILGNMTSNKTGSGSKWDSLVEPVKVEKQTEVPATPAKPNSDIPQ, encoded by the coding sequence ATGTATGAAGCTCTTTTAGGTATATTCTTGCTGGTTGGTATCGGGCTAATCGCTCTGGTTCTGCTACAGCAGGGTAAAGGTGCTGATATGGGTGCTTCTTTCGGTGCGGGTGCATCTAACACGCTGTTCGGTTCATCAGGTTCCGGTAACTTCATGACCCGCATGACGGCTGTTTTTGCCACGCTGTTTATTGTTATCAGTCTGATTCTAGGTAACATGACTAGCAATAAAACGGGTTCCGGCAGCAAATGGGATAGCCTTGTCGAACCGGTAAAAGTTGAAAAACAGACAGAAGTTCCGGCAACGCCAGCAAAACCCAATAGCGATATCCCGCAGTAA
- the rimP gene encoding ribosome maturation factor RimP, giving the protein MSTLEQKLTEIISAPVEALGFELVGLEFIRARVSTLRVYIDSEEGITVDNCADVSHQVSAVLDVEDPVPGLYNLEISSPGLERPLFKAEHYQRFIGEEVNLMLRMAMQNRRKWKGIIKAVDGEMITVAVDGKDEVFALSNIQKANLVPHF; this is encoded by the coding sequence TTGTCCACATTAGAGCAAAAATTAACAGAGATAATTTCAGCACCAGTTGAAGCTTTGGGTTTTGAATTAGTTGGCCTGGAGTTTATTCGCGCTCGTGTATCAACGCTGCGGGTCTATATCGATAGTGAGGAGGGTATCACTGTTGATAATTGTGCTGATGTTAGCCACCAGGTCAGTGCAGTGCTTGATGTTGAAGATCCGGTTCCAGGGCTTTATAACCTGGAAATATCTTCACCAGGGCTTGAGCGTCCACTGTTTAAGGCTGAACATTACCAGCGTTTTATCGGTGAAGAAGTCAATTTGATGTTACGCATGGCAATGCAGAACCGTCGCAAATGGAAAGGTATCATCAAGGCTGTTGATGGTGAAATGATTACGGTTGCGGTGGATGGCAAAGACGAAGTGTTCGCACTGAGCAACATCCAGAAAGCGAACCTGGTACCCCACTTTTAA
- the nusA gene encoding transcription termination factor NusA, producing the protein MNKEILAVVEAVSNEKSLPREKIFEALEIALATATKKKYEQEIDVRVCIDRKSGDFDTFRRWIAVDEVTQPTREITLEAAKFEDPEIELGGYIEDQIESVTFDRITTQTAKQVIVQKVREAERAMVVDQFREQQGEIVTGQVKKVNRENITLDLGNNAEAVILREDMLPRENFRPGDRVRGVLYDVRPEARGAQLFITRSRPEMLVELFRIEVPEIGEEIIEIKAAARDPGSRAKIAVKTNDKRIDPVGACVGMRGARVQAVSSELGGERIDIVLWDDNPAQFVINAMAPADVASIVVDEDNCTMDVAVENSNLAQAIGRNGQNVRLAAQLLKKHRGDDTWELNVMTAEELQAKHQAEAHASIDTFTKHLDIDEDFATVLVEEGFSTLEELAYVPINELLAVEGLDEETVEVLRERAKAALTTLELAQKESLGDQQPAEDLLNLPGMERTLAFDLAVRGICTLEDLAEQGIDDLSDIEGLNDEQAGELIMAARNICWFGDDA; encoded by the coding sequence ATGAATAAAGAAATTCTGGCTGTTGTGGAAGCGGTTTCTAATGAAAAATCACTCCCTCGCGAAAAAATCTTCGAAGCATTAGAGATTGCGCTGGCGACAGCCACCAAGAAAAAGTATGAGCAGGAGATCGACGTTCGCGTCTGCATCGATCGTAAATCAGGTGATTTTGATACCTTCCGTCGCTGGATAGCGGTAGACGAAGTGACTCAACCAACGCGCGAAATCACACTGGAAGCTGCAAAATTTGAAGACCCAGAAATTGAACTGGGTGGTTATATCGAAGATCAAATTGAATCAGTCACTTTTGACCGTATTACGACCCAGACGGCAAAACAGGTTATCGTACAAAAAGTCCGTGAAGCTGAACGTGCGATGGTTGTTGATCAATTCCGTGAACAACAGGGCGAAATTGTGACCGGTCAGGTCAAAAAAGTGAACCGTGAAAATATTACCTTGGATTTAGGTAATAATGCCGAAGCGGTTATTTTACGTGAAGACATGTTGCCACGGGAAAACTTCCGTCCAGGTGACCGCGTGCGCGGTGTTCTGTATGATGTTCGCCCAGAAGCACGTGGTGCACAGCTTTTTATCACTCGCTCTCGCCCAGAGATGCTGGTTGAACTGTTCCGTATTGAGGTGCCTGAGATTGGTGAAGAGATCATTGAGATCAAAGCGGCTGCCCGTGATCCGGGTTCCCGTGCCAAGATCGCAGTGAAAACCAACGACAAGCGTATTGATCCTGTTGGTGCTTGTGTCGGTATGCGTGGTGCAAGGGTTCAGGCCGTTTCCAGTGAGTTGGGCGGTGAAAGAATTGACATCGTGCTGTGGGACGATAACCCTGCGCAGTTTGTCATTAATGCTATGGCTCCGGCGGATGTTGCATCGATTGTGGTGGACGAAGACAACTGCACAATGGATGTTGCCGTAGAAAACAGTAATCTTGCTCAGGCGATTGGGCGTAATGGCCAAAACGTTCGTTTGGCGGCGCAACTGTTGAAAAAGCATCGTGGTGATGACACGTGGGAACTGAATGTCATGACTGCGGAGGAGCTACAAGCAAAACATCAGGCAGAAGCTCATGCTTCTATTGATACATTTACTAAGCATCTCGACATTGATGAAGATTTCGCCACTGTATTAGTTGAGGAAGGTTTCTCTACACTGGAAGAGCTGGCTTACGTGCCAATCAATGAACTTCTGGCAGTAGAAGGCCTTGATGAAGAAACTGTTGAAGTTCTTCGTGAACGCGCTAAAGCGGCCTTAACGACGCTGGAACTGGCTCAGAAAGAGAGCCTTGGTGATCAGCAACCTGCCGAAGATTTATTGAATCTGCCTGGCATGGAGCGTACTTTGGCGTTTGACCTGGCTGTCCGTGGCATCTGTACTCTGGAAGATCTTGCAGAACAGGGTATCGACGACTTATCTGATATCGAAGGACTGAATGATGAGCAAGCAGGAGAACTCATTATGGCAGCCCGTAATATCTGTTGGTTTGGCGATGATGCATAA
- the infB gene encoding translation initiation factor IF-2, with amino-acid sequence MTEVTVKLLAEEIQTSVERLIQQFADAGIQKTATDSVSQKEKEALLAYLNREQGGSGGQPGKLTLQRKTRSTLNVPGTGGKSKSVAIEVRKKRTYVNRDAEQVNAEEQARREAEEQARREAEEKARLEAEAKKLAEEQAKREAEEKAKREAEESARRVAEEKAKREEAKLPQREAAEKEKVTKQHTENKPKSVQTHPAAQNEKARREAEAANLKRKAEEEVRRKVEEEAKRVAEEARRMAEENKDKWSENSDTNDNSDYHITTSRYARDAEDENDAKVEGDRRSRSRGGKSRQKKNNKHSESKADREEARAVGRTKGKQRKPSTLQQSFTKPVVAVNRDVVIGETITVAELANKMAVKGAQVIKTMMNMGAMVTINQVIDQETAQMVAEEMGHKVILRRENELEEALMSDRDTGETLAESRAPVVTIMGHVDHGKTSLLDYIRSTKVASGEAGGITQHIGAYHVKTEKGMITFLDTPGHAAFTSMRARGAKATDIVVLVVAADDGVMPQTIEAIQHAKAANVPVVVAVNKIDKPEADPDRVKTELSQYGIMPEDWGGENQFINVSAKAGTGIDELLEAILLQAEVLELNAVRTGMANGVVIESFLDKGRGPVATILVQSGTLNKGDIVLCGFEYGRIRAMRNELGREVTSAGPSIPVEILGLSNVPSAGDEATVVRDEKKAREVALYRQGKFREVKLARQHKAKLENIFASMEEGKVSELNIVLKTDVQGTCEAICDALLKLSTDEVKVKIIGSGVGGITETDATLAAASNAIILGFNVRADASARRIIENESLDLRYYSVIYNLIDEIKQAMSGMLAPEYKQQIMGLAEVRDVFKSPKFGAVAGCMVTEGSIKRNNPIRVLRDNVVIYEGELESLRRFKDDVNEVRNGMECGIGVKNYNDVRVGDMIEVFEVIEIKRSID; translated from the coding sequence ATGACAGAGGTAACCGTAAAATTACTGGCAGAAGAGATCCAGACATCGGTAGAACGTCTAATCCAGCAATTTGCTGATGCTGGCATTCAGAAAACCGCAACTGACTCTGTTTCCCAGAAAGAAAAAGAAGCTTTGCTGGCCTACCTGAACCGCGAACAAGGCGGTTCTGGCGGTCAGCCGGGTAAATTAACACTACAGCGTAAAACACGCAGTACACTGAACGTTCCTGGCACCGGTGGCAAAAGTAAATCGGTAGCGATTGAAGTCCGCAAAAAACGCACATATGTAAACCGCGATGCCGAACAGGTTAACGCGGAAGAGCAGGCGAGGCGTGAAGCGGAAGAGCAAGCTCGGCGCGAGGCAGAAGAGAAGGCGCGGCTTGAAGCTGAAGCGAAAAAACTCGCGGAAGAGCAAGCTAAACGTGAAGCCGAAGAAAAGGCAAAACGTGAAGCAGAAGAGAGCGCTCGACGTGTAGCAGAAGAAAAAGCCAAGCGTGAAGAGGCTAAACTGCCTCAGCGTGAGGCGGCGGAAAAAGAAAAAGTGACTAAGCAACATACCGAAAACAAACCAAAATCAGTTCAGACTCATCCTGCTGCGCAAAACGAAAAAGCGCGTCGTGAAGCTGAAGCTGCAAATTTAAAACGCAAAGCTGAAGAAGAAGTTCGCCGTAAGGTGGAAGAGGAAGCAAAGCGTGTTGCAGAAGAAGCACGTCGAATGGCAGAAGAGAATAAAGACAAATGGTCTGAAAATTCTGATACTAATGACAATAGTGACTACCACATAACCACTTCCCGCTATGCTCGTGATGCGGAAGATGAAAATGACGCCAAAGTAGAAGGCGATCGTCGTTCCCGCTCCCGTGGTGGCAAATCCCGCCAGAAGAAGAATAACAAACATTCTGAATCGAAAGCTGATCGCGAAGAAGCGCGTGCAGTGGGTCGTACCAAAGGTAAACAACGTAAACCTAGCACCTTACAGCAGAGCTTCACGAAACCGGTTGTTGCCGTTAACCGTGACGTTGTGATTGGTGAGACAATTACGGTTGCTGAATTGGCTAACAAAATGGCCGTCAAAGGTGCCCAGGTCATTAAGACGATGATGAACATGGGCGCCATGGTCACCATCAACCAAGTGATCGACCAAGAAACAGCACAGATGGTTGCTGAAGAAATGGGGCACAAAGTTATCCTGCGTCGTGAAAACGAGCTGGAAGAAGCGCTGATGAGCGATCGTGATACCGGTGAAACACTGGCAGAATCTCGTGCGCCAGTTGTTACCATCATGGGTCACGTTGACCACGGTAAAACTTCCCTGTTGGATTATATCCGTTCCACGAAAGTGGCTTCTGGAGAGGCGGGTGGCATTACCCAGCACATTGGTGCATACCATGTGAAAACTGAAAAAGGCATGATCACCTTCCTGGATACCCCAGGCCATGCTGCGTTTACCTCCATGCGTGCCCGTGGTGCGAAAGCAACAGATATCGTTGTTCTGGTTGTAGCGGCAGATGATGGCGTGATGCCTCAGACCATAGAAGCTATCCAGCATGCTAAAGCGGCCAACGTACCGGTTGTTGTTGCGGTGAACAAGATCGATAAGCCAGAAGCTGATCCGGATCGCGTGAAGACTGAATTGTCGCAATACGGCATCATGCCAGAGGATTGGGGCGGTGAAAACCAGTTCATCAATGTGTCTGCCAAAGCAGGTACGGGGATTGATGAATTGCTGGAAGCTATCTTGCTTCAGGCTGAAGTCCTTGAACTGAACGCGGTACGTACCGGCATGGCAAATGGTGTGGTCATTGAATCCTTCTTGGATAAAGGCCGTGGCCCAGTGGCAACCATTCTGGTTCAATCCGGTACTCTGAACAAAGGCGATATCGTTCTGTGTGGCTTCGAATATGGCCGTATCCGTGCGATGCGTAACGAACTTGGCCGTGAAGTGACCTCCGCTGGCCCATCTATCCCAGTGGAAATTTTGGGTCTGTCCAATGTTCCTTCTGCGGGTGATGAAGCGACAGTAGTGCGTGACGAGAAAAAAGCGCGTGAAGTGGCCTTGTATCGTCAGGGTAAATTCCGTGAAGTGAAATTAGCTCGTCAGCATAAGGCTAAACTGGAAAATATCTTCGCCAGCATGGAAGAAGGTAAGGTCTCTGAGCTGAACATCGTTCTGAAAACCGATGTTCAGGGTACCTGTGAAGCTATTTGTGACGCGTTGCTGAAACTGTCAACTGATGAAGTGAAAGTGAAAATCATCGGTTCTGGTGTCGGTGGTATCACCGAAACTGATGCAACATTGGCAGCGGCATCTAACGCCATTATTCTGGGCTTCAACGTTCGTGCTGATGCATCTGCCCGTCGTATCATCGAAAACGAAAGTCTGGATCTGCGTTACTACTCGGTTATCTATAACCTGATTGATGAGATCAAACAGGCGATGAGCGGAATGCTGGCACCAGAATACAAACAGCAGATCATGGGTCTTGCCGAAGTTCGTGACGTCTTCAAGTCACCGAAGTTTGGTGCCGTGGCGGGTTGTATGGTGACAGAAGGTTCTATCAAGCGTAATAACCCGATCCGCGTACTGCGTGATAACGTTGTTATTTACGAAGGTGAACTGGAATCCCTGCGTCGCTTTAAAGATGACGTTAACGAAGTCCGTAATGGTATGGAATGTGGTATCGGTGTGAAGAACTACAATGATGTTCGCGTTGGCGACATGATTGAAGTCTTTGAAGTGATTGAAATCAAACGCTCCATCGATTAA
- the rbfA gene encoding 30S ribosome-binding factor RbfA: MAREFSRTQRVAQEMQKEIAIILQREVKDPRIGMATVSGVEVSRDLAYAKVFVTFLNVLVEGHDSDRVEVGIKALNEASGFIRSLLGKAMRLRVIPELTFSYDSSLVEGMRMSNLVSNVVKNDERRRASADHADHDEEK; encoded by the coding sequence ATGGCAAGAGAATTTAGTCGTACTCAGCGCGTTGCACAGGAAATGCAAAAAGAAATTGCCATCATCTTACAGCGTGAAGTCAAAGATCCCCGTATCGGCATGGCGACAGTCTCTGGTGTTGAAGTTTCCCGCGATCTGGCTTATGCCAAAGTATTTGTTACCTTTCTGAATGTGCTGGTTGAAGGGCATGATTCAGATAGAGTTGAAGTGGGTATTAAGGCATTGAACGAAGCCTCTGGTTTTATTCGTTCCCTGCTAGGTAAAGCGATGCGCTTGCGTGTCATTCCTGAGCTGACATTCTCTTATGACAGTTCGTTGGTGGAAGGGATGCGGATGTCGAATTTAGTCAGTAATGTGGTTAAAAACGATGAGAGGCGTCGCGCATCTGCGGATCACGCGGATCATGATGAGGAAAAGTGA
- the truB gene encoding tRNA pseudouridine(55) synthase TruB, protein MGRRRKGRAIHGVLLLDKPQEISSNDALQKVRRIFNASKAGHTGALDPLATGMLPICLGEATKFSQFLLDSDKRYRVIARLGQRTDTSDSHGTLISEREVNITEPQLHAALDTFRGDTMQVPSMYSALKHQGKPLYEYARQGVNVEREARPITVYELQFIRWEGNELELEIHCSKGTYIRTIIDDLGELLGCGAHVIYLRRLQVANYPHQRMVTLEQLQELKQQAEDQEIEAWELLDPLLLPMDTAVTHFPVIHLTSVVASYFKQGQPVRSNHNLASNEWVRVTAGEENKFIGIAVIDEDGLVAPRRLVVETVVETE, encoded by the coding sequence ATGGGGCGCCGTCGTAAAGGCCGTGCGATACACGGTGTGCTGTTGCTGGATAAGCCGCAGGAAATTTCCTCCAATGATGCGTTACAGAAAGTCAGGCGGATTTTCAATGCCAGCAAGGCGGGTCATACGGGTGCGCTGGACCCATTAGCAACCGGCATGTTGCCGATTTGCCTTGGTGAAGCGACCAAATTTTCCCAATTTTTGCTGGATTCTGACAAACGCTATCGTGTGATTGCCCGTTTGGGGCAGCGCACGGATACGTCGGATTCACATGGAACCCTCATCAGTGAACGTGAAGTCAACATCACTGAACCTCAGCTTCATGCGGCATTGGATACATTCCGTGGTGACACTATGCAGGTTCCTTCCATGTATTCTGCATTGAAACATCAGGGGAAACCGCTATACGAATATGCCCGTCAGGGGGTTAACGTTGAGCGGGAAGCGCGTCCGATCACGGTTTATGAATTACAATTCATTCGCTGGGAAGGGAATGAGCTGGAATTGGAAATACACTGCTCCAAGGGCACTTACATTCGTACCATCATTGATGATTTAGGGGAATTATTGGGCTGCGGCGCGCATGTCATTTATCTGCGTCGTTTACAGGTTGCCAATTATCCTCACCAAAGAATGGTCACATTGGAGCAGTTGCAGGAATTAAAACAACAGGCTGAAGATCAGGAAATTGAGGCGTGGGAATTGCTTGATCCCTTGTTGCTGCCCATGGATACCGCCGTTACCCATTTTCCTGTTATCCACTTAACTTCTGTGGTCGCCTCGTACTTCAAACAAGGCCAACCTGTTCGAAGTAACCATAATTTGGCTTCGAATGAATGGGTGAGGGTTACCGCAGGAGAGGAAAATAAATTCATCGGCATTGCCGTGATTGATGAAGATGGATTAGTGGCACCACGCCGGCTGGTTGTTGAAACTGTTGTTGAAACTGAATAG
- the rpsO gene encoding 30S ribosomal protein S15 encodes MSLSTAAKAQIIAEFGRGTNDSGSSEVQIALLTTDINQLQGHFAEHKKDHHSRRGLLRKVAQRRKLLNYLKRKDLARYTALIERLGLRR; translated from the coding sequence ATGTCTCTAAGTACTGCTGCAAAGGCGCAGATTATTGCTGAATTTGGTCGCGGCACTAACGACAGTGGTTCCAGCGAAGTTCAGATCGCACTGCTGACTACTGACATCAACCAGCTGCAAGGCCACTTTGCAGAGCACAAAAAAGATCACCACAGCCGTCGTGGTCTGCTGAGAAAGGTTGCACAGCGTCGTAAGCTGCTGAACTACCTGAAGCGTAAAGATTTAGCACGCTATACTGCTCTGATTGAGCGTCTGGGACTGCGTCGCTAA